GCATTGTGGGCCGTTCGGCGCGGGCGCTAACCAATCAACCCCGGTAGCCCGGAAGGTGCGGCACCGTGTCCTGGCATGATGGGACCGAGCGTTTGCGATCTAGTGAGCGACGACAATGCTGCAAAGGAGCGGCCACATGCCAGACCCGCAGGATCGACCCGACAGCGAGCCGAGCGACGCATCGACGCCGCCAGCTAAGAAGCTGCCGGCCAAGAAGGCCGCCAAGAAAGCACCAGCAAGAAAGACGCCGGCGAAGAAGGCACCCGCCAAAAAAACACCCGCCAAGGGTGCTAAGTCCGCGCCACCAAAGCCTGCCGAGGCGCCCGTCAGTTTGCAGCAGCGGATCGAAACCAACGGCCAGCTTGCAGCTGCTGCTAAGGATGCAGCGGCACAAGCAAAGTCGACAGTGGAAGGCGCCAACGACGCCCTGGCGCGCAACGCATCAGTGCCGGCGCCGAGTCACTCGCCCGTGCCGCTGATCGTTGCCGTCACGCTTAGCCTGCTGGCGCTGCTGCTGATCCGGCAACTGCGCCGCCGCTGAACGCGCTGGCACCATAGTGGCCATCTCATTTCGCCCAACCGCTGACCTCGTCGACGACATCGGGCCCGACGTGCGCAGCTGTGACCTACAGTTCCGC
Above is a window of Mycobacterium tuberculosis H37Rv DNA encoding:
- the hns gene encoding histone-like protein Hns — protein: MPDPQDRPDSEPSDASTPPAKKLPAKKAAKKAPARKTPAKKAPAKKTPAKGAKSAPPKPAEAPVSLQQRIETNGQLAAAAKDAAAQAKSTVEGANDALARNASVPAPSHSPVPLIVAVTLSLLALLLIRQLRRR